One Chryseobacterium sp. StRB126 genomic region harbors:
- a CDS encoding UDP-glucose dehydrogenase family protein has protein sequence MNITIVGTGYVGLVTGTTLAELGNSVYCVDIDEKKVEGMKNGIVPIYEPNLEEMFLRNIQSERLFFTTNLKEALDKSEVIYLALPTPPGEDGSADLSYVLKVANDIGEMMTEYKVVVNKSTVPVGTADRVREAISSKTDIPFDVVSNPEFLREGFAVEDSMNPSRVVVGASSEKAKNIMAKIYQPFTNTGIPIIFMDEKSSELTKYAANSFLAVKITFMNEIANYCEKVGADVDKVRLGMGSDDRIGHRFLFPGIGYGGSCFPKDVKALIKSGKQENFNFQILEATENVNTSQKVILVSEIEKYFGGNIEGKKIAMWGLAFKANTDDIREASSLDNIALLLEKGATVVAYDAVAENNVQKLLGDKIQYAKGMYDALEDVDALFIATEWPEFKNPNFELMANKMKNKVIFDGRNMYPLEIPEQNGFYYKSIGRKTITK, from the coding sequence TTGAATATAACGATTGTAGGAACAGGTTATGTAGGGTTAGTTACAGGAACTACGCTTGCAGAACTTGGCAATTCAGTATACTGTGTTGATATTGATGAAAAAAAAGTAGAAGGTATGAAAAACGGCATCGTTCCCATCTATGAGCCGAACCTTGAAGAGATGTTTCTAAGAAATATCCAATCTGAAAGATTATTTTTCACCACCAATTTAAAAGAAGCTTTAGACAAAAGTGAAGTGATCTATCTGGCACTCCCTACCCCTCCCGGCGAGGATGGTTCAGCAGACCTTTCCTATGTATTAAAGGTAGCAAATGACATTGGAGAAATGATGACCGAATACAAGGTTGTCGTGAACAAAAGCACCGTTCCTGTAGGTACTGCAGACAGAGTAAGGGAAGCCATATCTTCTAAAACGGACATTCCTTTTGATGTTGTTTCTAATCCTGAATTTTTAAGAGAAGGTTTTGCTGTTGAAGATTCTATGAACCCTTCAAGAGTAGTTGTAGGTGCTAGTTCTGAAAAGGCTAAAAATATTATGGCTAAAATTTACCAGCCATTTACCAATACAGGGATCCCAATTATTTTCATGGATGAAAAATCATCTGAACTTACAAAATACGCGGCCAATTCATTCTTAGCTGTAAAGATTACCTTTATGAATGAAATCGCCAACTACTGTGAAAAAGTGGGTGCGGATGTAGATAAAGTAAGATTAGGAATGGGCAGTGATGACAGAATCGGGCACAGATTCCTGTTCCCAGGAATCGGATATGGTGGAAGCTGCTTCCCTAAGGATGTAAAAGCCCTTATAAAATCTGGAAAACAGGAAAATTTCAACTTCCAGATTCTGGAAGCTACAGAAAACGTAAATACTTCACAAAAGGTAATCCTTGTCTCTGAAATTGAAAAATACTTCGGGGGGAATATTGAAGGAAAAAAGATCGCAATGTGGGGACTTGCTTTCAAAGCCAACACAGATGACATCAGAGAAGCGTCTTCTTTAGATAACATTGCTCTTTTATTAGAAAAAGGAGCAACAGTAGTAGCTTATGATGCTGTTGCTGAAAACAATGTACAAAAACTTCTGGGAGACAAAATACAATATGCTAAAGGAATGTATGATGCACTGGAAGATGTAGATGCTTTATTTATTGCTACAGAATGGCCGGAATTCAAAAATCCTAATTTTGAACTTATGGCTAATAAAATGAAAAATAAAGTTATTTTTGATGGAAGGAATATGTATCCACTTGAAATCCCAGAGCAAAATGGGTTTTATTATAAAAGTATAGGCAGAAAAACAATTACAAAATAA
- a CDS encoding sugar 3,4-ketoisomerase, which produces MKDKVSVFDCSVIDLGKVGFDEGNLTVVENDSHFPFNVKRVFYLYDIAGGESRGAHSHRECHQFLIAASGSFEVSLDDGKFKRQVFLNRPDLGLHIPPGIWASEINFSSGAICLVLASHHYNEKDYVRDYDTFLKIQNEL; this is translated from the coding sequence ATGAAAGATAAAGTTTCAGTTTTTGATTGCAGTGTAATCGATTTGGGCAAAGTTGGTTTCGATGAAGGTAATCTAACAGTTGTTGAAAATGATTCACACTTTCCTTTTAATGTGAAAAGAGTCTTTTACCTGTATGATATTGCAGGTGGCGAAAGTCGTGGAGCACATTCCCATCGAGAGTGTCATCAGTTTCTGATTGCAGCAAGTGGAAGCTTTGAAGTATCTTTGGATGACGGAAAGTTTAAAAGACAGGTATTTCTCAACCGCCCCGATCTGGGTCTACACATTCCTCCAGGAATCTGGGCCTCGGAAATTAATTTTTCTTCGGGAGCAATTTGTTTGGTTTTAGCTTCTCACCATTATAATGAAAAAGATTATGTGAGAGACTATGATACTTTTTTAAAGATACAGAATGAATTATAA
- a CDS encoding glycosyltransferase family 2 protein, whose translation MTAKVSVIVPCYNQAQYLDECLQSVLDQTYQNWECIIVNDGSTDNTEETAKKWVTKDPRFSYVYKENGGLSSARNAGLEKAQGDYIQFLDSDDMIHREKFSKSLNHHSEYPLMVSQFTIYRNHTHDPGYNRVEQEYLSFEEIVFGWDLKFSIPIHCSLISKELLKGFLFDTSLKSCEDWLMWIYVTRDNPKVLLVDEPLAHYRKEDNNNSMSSDLYKILHQRIKILPILKKLYGDDVHDRLAYHIIDVRSSQFIEMRSEFNKITGGRFISGYLNLKKYYYKLFQNKSRQN comes from the coding sequence ATGACTGCCAAAGTATCTGTTATCGTACCTTGTTACAATCAGGCCCAATATCTTGATGAATGCCTTCAATCTGTTCTTGATCAGACCTATCAAAACTGGGAGTGTATTATTGTCAATGATGGTTCTACAGATAACACAGAAGAGACAGCAAAAAAATGGGTTACAAAAGACCCTCGCTTCAGTTATGTTTATAAAGAAAATGGTGGGCTATCTTCTGCAAGAAATGCAGGACTTGAAAAAGCACAGGGAGATTACATCCAGTTTTTAGATAGTGATGACATGATTCATCGTGAAAAATTCTCAAAAAGTCTGAATCATCATTCAGAATACCCATTAATGGTAAGTCAATTTACCATTTACAGAAACCATACTCATGATCCCGGTTATAACCGCGTCGAGCAGGAATACCTGTCTTTTGAAGAGATCGTATTCGGATGGGATCTAAAATTCAGTATACCGATTCACTGTTCGCTGATATCCAAAGAGCTTCTTAAAGGATTCCTTTTTGATACTTCCTTAAAAAGCTGTGAAGACTGGCTGATGTGGATTTATGTTACAAGAGATAATCCAAAGGTTCTTCTGGTAGATGAACCACTGGCCCATTACCGTAAAGAAGACAATAATAATAGTATGTCTTCAGATCTATACAAAATTCTTCATCAAAGAATAAAGATTCTCCCTATATTAAAAAAATTGTATGGTGATGATGTTCATGACCGGTTAGCTTATCACATCATTGATGTACGCTCCTCTCAATTTATTGAAATGAGATCTGAATTTAATAAAATAACAGGCGGCAGGTTTATATCCGGCTATCTGAATTTGAAAAAATACTATTATAAACTTTTTCAAAATAAAAGCAGACAGAATTGA
- a CDS encoding DegT/DnrJ/EryC1/StrS family aminotransferase, with protein sequence MIKFLDLQKINLEYQQEIEAKLIDVFRSGWYLMGKELLSFEANLANYIGAKHAIGVANGLDALRLILRGYIELGVMSHGDEIIVPSNTYIASILAISDNGLVPVLVEPEINTYNIDISKIQEKITPKTKGILLVHLQGRVVFSDQLKELAHQHRLKIIEDNAQAIGAEWNDIKSGNLGDAAGFSFYPGKNLGALGDAGAVTTNDDDLAKTIRALANYGSNQKYVNIYKGLNSRLDEIQAAVLDIKLKYIDRENESRRIIAQRFINEITHPDIILPEYPENEKEHVWHVFVIRSSRRDELQAYLTENGVQTLIHYPIPPHQQEAYKEWENLSFPISEKIHQEVLSLPISSVMNEEDISTIIEVINKF encoded by the coding sequence ATGATTAAGTTTTTAGATCTTCAGAAAATTAATTTAGAATACCAACAGGAAATAGAGGCTAAGCTTATAGATGTCTTCCGTTCCGGATGGTATTTAATGGGTAAGGAGCTATTGAGTTTTGAAGCTAATCTTGCCAATTATATTGGAGCAAAACATGCCATCGGAGTAGCCAATGGATTAGATGCCCTTCGCCTTATTCTTCGAGGTTATATTGAGTTGGGTGTGATGAGTCACGGTGATGAAATCATTGTTCCATCCAATACTTATATTGCTTCCATTCTTGCCATTTCAGATAATGGATTAGTTCCTGTTTTGGTAGAACCGGAAATCAATACTTACAATATTGATATTTCCAAAATTCAGGAAAAAATCACTCCTAAAACAAAAGGAATTCTGCTTGTGCATTTACAGGGAAGGGTTGTCTTTTCGGATCAGCTTAAAGAACTTGCTCACCAACATCGTCTTAAAATCATTGAAGATAATGCCCAAGCTATTGGTGCTGAATGGAATGATATAAAATCCGGAAATCTTGGAGATGCTGCCGGATTCAGCTTCTACCCAGGTAAAAACTTAGGCGCTCTGGGAGATGCCGGTGCTGTTACCACTAATGATGACGATTTGGCTAAGACGATCAGAGCATTAGCTAACTATGGCTCCAATCAGAAGTATGTTAATATTTACAAAGGATTAAATTCCAGATTGGATGAAATTCAGGCTGCCGTTTTAGATATAAAATTGAAATATATTGATCGTGAAAATGAAAGCAGAAGAATTATTGCCCAACGTTTCATCAATGAAATTACCCATCCAGACATCATTCTTCCTGAATATCCTGAAAATGAAAAGGAACATGTATGGCATGTATTTGTCATCAGATCATCAAGAAGAGATGAACTTCAGGCATATCTTACAGAAAATGGAGTTCAAACTCTGATCCACTACCCTATTCCGCCTCACCAACAGGAAGCCTATAAAGAATGGGAAAACCTTTCATTCCCTATCAGTGAAAAAATACATCAGGAAGTTTTAAGTCTCCCTATATCTTCAGTAATGAATGAAGAAGATATATCTACCATAATTGAAGTCATAAACAAGTTCTAA
- the rfbB gene encoding dTDP-glucose 4,6-dehydratase yields the protein MKNIIITGGAGFIGSHVVREFVKNNPDITIINLDALTYAGNLENLKDIENEPNYVFEKADITKPEELRRVFEKYNPDAVVHLAAESHVDRSITDPMAFINTNVNGTANLLNLCKEFWTLNPDHTHGRFPDEKRTNLFYHVSTDEVYGSLGETGFFLETTSYDPQSPYSASKAASDHLVRAYGNTYGMPFIVSNCSNNYGPNHFPEKLIPLCISNIINERPLPIYGDGKYTRDWLFVIDHARAIHQIFNEAKTGETYNIGGFNEWQNIDLVKELIKQMDAKLGKPEGHSEKLITFVKDRPGHDKRYAIDANKLNKELGWKPSVTFEEGLGKTIDWYLENKEWLENITNGDYQKYYENQYN from the coding sequence ATGAAAAATATCATTATTACGGGAGGAGCAGGATTCATTGGATCCCATGTTGTAAGAGAATTTGTAAAAAACAATCCGGATATAACCATCATCAATCTTGATGCATTAACTTACGCCGGAAATCTTGAGAACCTAAAGGACATTGAAAATGAACCTAATTATGTTTTCGAAAAAGCAGATATTACAAAACCTGAAGAATTAAGAAGGGTTTTTGAAAAATATAATCCGGATGCAGTTGTTCATTTAGCTGCAGAAAGCCATGTTGACAGAAGTATTACTGATCCGATGGCATTTATCAATACCAATGTAAATGGTACTGCAAATCTTCTTAACCTTTGCAAAGAATTCTGGACATTAAATCCTGATCACACGCATGGCAGATTCCCGGACGAAAAAAGAACAAACCTATTCTACCATGTTTCAACAGATGAAGTATACGGAAGTTTAGGAGAAACAGGGTTCTTCCTTGAAACAACATCTTATGATCCACAATCTCCATATTCAGCATCAAAAGCGGCTTCAGATCATTTGGTAAGGGCTTATGGAAATACATACGGAATGCCGTTTATTGTTTCAAACTGTTCAAATAACTACGGACCCAACCATTTCCCTGAAAAATTAATTCCACTTTGTATTTCCAATATCATTAACGAAAGACCCTTACCTATTTATGGAGATGGAAAATACACAAGAGACTGGTTATTTGTTATTGATCACGCAAGAGCCATTCACCAGATATTTAATGAAGCTAAAACTGGAGAAACTTACAATATCGGAGGATTCAACGAATGGCAAAATATTGATCTGGTAAAAGAATTAATTAAGCAAATGGATGCTAAATTAGGAAAACCTGAAGGGCACTCTGAAAAGCTAATCACTTTTGTAAAAGACAGACCTGGCCATGATAAACGTTATGCTATTGATGCTAATAAATTAAACAAAGAATTAGGCTGGAAACCATCTGTAACATTTGAAGAAGGATTAGGTAAAACGATCGACTGGTATCTTGAAAACAAAGAATGGCTGGAAAACATAACCAACGGAGATTATCAAAAATATTACGAAAACCAGTATAACTAA
- a CDS encoding glycosyltransferase produces the protein MLKRKKVLFVTNSLQKAGSEKYTFEIVKHIDKSLFDVEVLTTADVHINKKFPHVYYFELKKLGIKIHTNLHRPGEIQPQFIHRLPFKKISNYILFRINRYRRSSLYHKRLNKLLSSFDAVILVDALFFHHIKNNLNPNIYFETHLMCHQAQFNRDFKIYEAYDKNSTAYNFVYADEYQLKEIEAQEVRIKNTFGFPLSINVHDLAPVNYNKILEQKEFNIGVFTRINRIKPIDKILEAFEVLKNLNSEVKLKIFGHIQDPDYHQELMEIIKNKGLINHISFEGHAENMLESIKEKNVSLAWIVSIYEYVGYAATELCMNNIPIILDNIDGNNSIKPIDNETSIPPYFYTPSELAKHTHYILSNNKLEELQQLETDKFLSQHDLEKNISHYEQYLLNALKNQEAKIQ, from the coding sequence ATGCTAAAAAGGAAAAAAGTTTTATTTGTAACCAATTCATTACAAAAAGCAGGATCTGAAAAATATACTTTTGAAATTGTAAAGCATATAGACAAATCATTATTTGATGTGGAGGTATTAACCACTGCTGATGTTCATATAAATAAAAAATTTCCGCACGTTTATTATTTTGAACTTAAAAAACTGGGGATTAAAATTCACACCAATCTTCATAGACCAGGAGAAATTCAGCCTCAATTCATCCATCGTCTTCCTTTCAAAAAAATTTCAAATTATATCCTGTTCAGAATTAACAGGTATAGAAGAAGCAGCCTGTATCACAAAAGGCTCAATAAACTTCTCAGTTCTTTTGACGCTGTAATTCTGGTGGATGCCTTATTCTTTCATCATATAAAAAATAATCTTAATCCTAACATTTATTTTGAAACCCATTTGATGTGCCATCAGGCCCAATTTAATCGTGATTTCAAAATCTATGAGGCCTATGACAAAAATTCAACTGCATATAATTTTGTATACGCTGATGAATATCAATTAAAAGAAATAGAGGCTCAGGAAGTCAGAATAAAGAACACCTTTGGATTCCCGTTATCCATTAATGTTCATGATTTAGCACCCGTAAACTACAACAAGATCCTAGAACAGAAGGAATTTAATATTGGAGTCTTTACAAGAATCAATCGAATTAAACCTATTGATAAAATCCTGGAAGCTTTTGAGGTTTTAAAAAATTTAAATTCTGAGGTAAAACTTAAGATTTTTGGTCACATCCAGGATCCTGATTATCATCAAGAATTAATGGAAATCATCAAAAATAAAGGACTTATTAATCATATCTCATTTGAGGGCCATGCTGAAAATATGCTGGAAAGCATTAAAGAAAAAAATGTTTCCCTTGCATGGATTGTTTCTATCTATGAATACGTAGGCTATGCAGCCACTGAATTATGCATGAACAATATTCCTATTATTCTGGACAATATTGATGGAAATAATTCGATAAAGCCTATTGATAATGAAACATCTATTCCGCCTTATTTTTATACCCCTTCAGAATTAGCAAAACACACTCATTATATTCTATCCAACAACAAGTTAGAAGAGTTACAACAGTTGGAAACTGACAAATTCTTATCTCAACATGATCTTGAGAAGAATATAAGCCATTATGAACAATACCTATTAAACGCACTTAAAAACCAAGAAGCAAAAATTCAATAA
- a CDS encoding ABC transporter permease has translation MNEPQQKWTETIEANHSLFDLKLKEVWRYKDLIYMFVKRDFISSFKQTILGPIWFFINPIFTTITYLIIFGRFAKLPTDGAPGIIFYLSGVTLWNYFSGALLGTTATFTGNANIFGKVYFPRLVTPISIVISNLMRLSVQFILFLIVWVYYFINNEISPNWWLLVTPFLLILMALFALGVGMIFSALTTKYKDLSMLLTFGISLYMYATPVIYPVSMLPGYFKKLAKFNPLTGIFECFKYGWLGVGDFSPVMLVASTVIILILLVIGVITFNKVEKTFMDTV, from the coding sequence ATGAATGAACCACAGCAAAAGTGGACAGAAACCATTGAAGCAAATCACTCTTTATTTGACTTAAAACTCAAGGAAGTATGGCGATATAAGGATCTTATTTACATGTTTGTGAAGAGGGACTTCATATCAAGCTTCAAGCAAACCATTTTGGGACCAATCTGGTTTTTTATCAATCCTATCTTTACAACAATCACTTACCTGATTATTTTTGGAAGATTTGCGAAATTGCCTACAGATGGTGCTCCCGGCATTATATTTTATCTTTCCGGGGTTACTTTATGGAATTATTTTTCCGGAGCCCTGCTGGGCACTACAGCAACCTTTACAGGAAATGCCAATATCTTTGGTAAAGTATATTTCCCAAGATTGGTAACACCCATTTCGATTGTTATTTCAAACTTGATGCGTTTAAGCGTTCAGTTTATCTTATTCCTGATTGTATGGGTATATTATTTTATCAACAATGAAATTTCTCCCAACTGGTGGCTCTTAGTAACTCCTTTTTTACTCATCCTTATGGCTCTTTTTGCTCTGGGGGTTGGAATGATATTTTCAGCACTTACTACAAAATATAAGGATTTAAGTATGCTTTTAACATTCGGCATAAGCTTATATATGTATGCTACTCCGGTAATTTACCCGGTATCTATGCTTCCGGGGTATTTCAAAAAGCTGGCAAAATTCAATCCACTAACGGGTATTTTTGAATGTTTCAAATATGGTTGGCTAGGAGTGGGAGATTTTTCTCCGGTAATGCTGGTGGCCAGTACTGTTATCATTCTGATTCTTCTAGTAATAGGAGTCATTACCTTTAACAAAGTAGAGAAAACCTTCATGGATACAGTATAG
- a CDS encoding ABC transporter ATP-binding protein, producing MLALKAENISKQYRLGEVGTGTLSHDLNRLWHKVRGKEDPYLKIGEANDRTSKGNSDYVWSLRDINFEIEQGDAIGIIGRNGAGKSTLLKLLSKVTKPTTGKIYTNGRIASLLEVGTGFHPEMTGRENVFLNGAILGMTRKEIKRKFDEIVDFSGVERYIDTPVKRYSSGMYVRLAFAVAAHLESEILIVDEVLAVGDADFQKKCLGKMNDVAKGEGRTILFVSHNMTAVKELCNKGILLTQGTLEYEGDMLSTIIEYQKNSASTSHYQYNGNLDDAIGNENIRIKEFSVSALQGKLLDINSGIRVKLVFHNYRPNINLDATFELRNYEELIVFHVGKILTKNQDSKTGEYSIEFDIPAGLLNAGNYYFKLFFGKDQTEALFILDNSVGFEVENVKVGSKMHIYPGITRPNFEYNVKTP from the coding sequence ATGCTAGCTTTAAAAGCAGAAAACATATCAAAACAATATCGCCTGGGGGAAGTGGGAACAGGAACTCTTTCTCATGACCTCAACAGGCTTTGGCATAAGGTAAGAGGCAAAGAAGACCCCTATTTAAAGATTGGGGAAGCTAATGACAGAACCTCAAAAGGAAACTCTGACTACGTATGGTCACTCCGTGATATCAACTTTGAAATTGAGCAAGGAGATGCTATAGGAATTATAGGGAGAAATGGTGCTGGAAAATCTACCCTGCTAAAACTTTTAAGTAAAGTAACTAAACCCACCACAGGCAAGATCTATACAAACGGTAGAATAGCCTCTCTATTAGAGGTAGGAACCGGTTTTCATCCTGAAATGACCGGTCGCGAAAATGTATTTCTAAACGGAGCTATTCTGGGGATGACCCGAAAAGAAATCAAACGTAAATTTGATGAGATTGTAGATTTTTCAGGCGTTGAAAGGTATATTGATACCCCTGTTAAAAGATATTCTTCGGGAATGTATGTACGTCTTGCATTTGCTGTTGCTGCCCACCTGGAATCTGAAATCTTAATTGTAGACGAAGTTCTTGCCGTAGGAGACGCCGATTTTCAGAAAAAATGTTTAGGAAAAATGAATGATGTTGCCAAAGGAGAAGGAAGAACAATCCTTTTTGTAAGTCATAATATGACCGCTGTAAAAGAGCTTTGCAACAAAGGCATTCTTCTCACTCAGGGAACTCTGGAGTATGAAGGAGATATGCTGAGCACCATTATAGAATATCAAAAAAACAGTGCATCTACCTCTCATTATCAATATAATGGAAACCTTGATGATGCCATAGGAAATGAAAACATTAGAATAAAGGAGTTTTCCGTATCTGCTCTGCAGGGTAAACTTCTTGATATTAATTCTGGAATAAGAGTTAAACTGGTTTTCCATAATTACCGTCCCAATATCAATCTTGATGCAACATTTGAATTACGAAATTATGAAGAACTTATTGTTTTCCATGTAGGAAAAATCCTTACCAAAAATCAGGATTCTAAGACTGGAGAGTATTCTATTGAGTTCGATATTCCTGCAGGATTATTAAATGCCGGAAATTACTACTTCAAACTATTTTTCGGAAAAGACCAGACTGAAGCCTTGTTTATTCTTGATAACTCTGTTGGTTTTGAAGTTGAAAATGTAAAGGTAGGAAGCAAAATGCATATATACCCTGGGATTACAAGACCTAATTTTGAATATAATGTAAAAACACCATGA
- a CDS encoding acyltransferase produces the protein MNYKIHSLADVQTENIGTDTMIWQFCVILKNAKIGSNCNINCNVFIENDVVIGDNVTIKPGVQVWDGVTLEDNVFIGPNVTFTNDLIPRSKQYPIEFSKTLVKKGASIGANATIIAGNTIGENALIGAGSVITKDVPANTVWFGNPAKQRGTINNNGEILYTNAND, from the coding sequence ATGAATTATAAAATACACTCTCTGGCAGATGTCCAGACTGAAAATATTGGTACCGATACAATGATCTGGCAGTTTTGTGTTATTTTAAAAAACGCTAAAATTGGCAGCAATTGTAATATCAACTGTAATGTTTTCATAGAGAATGATGTTGTAATTGGAGATAATGTCACCATAAAGCCGGGAGTTCAGGTATGGGATGGAGTTACTTTAGAGGATAATGTTTTTATTGGTCCTAATGTAACCTTTACTAATGACCTGATTCCACGTTCTAAACAATATCCCATAGAATTTAGCAAAACGCTCGTAAAGAAAGGTGCTTCTATTGGGGCTAACGCAACAATCATTGCAGGCAATACCATTGGAGAAAACGCTCTAATTGGTGCAGGAAGTGTTATAACAAAAGATGTTCCTGCCAATACAGTTTGGTTTGGAAATCCTGCAAAACAAAGAGGAACCATTAATAATAACGGAGAAATACTATATACAAACGCTAATGATTAA
- a CDS encoding sugar 3,4-ketoisomerase — MIPQIIQFPKIYDKRGNLSFLEHPNQLPFEIARTYWIYDVPGGELRGSHAFKEQQEVIIALSGSLDVVIHDGKEEKVYSLNRSYYGLYIPKMYWRRLENFSTNSLALIVSDKSYDEKDYIRDFEIFKQLTDER; from the coding sequence ATGATACCTCAGATAATACAGTTTCCAAAAATATATGATAAGCGTGGAAATCTTTCATTTTTAGAACACCCTAATCAGCTTCCTTTTGAAATTGCCAGAACCTATTGGATCTATGATGTTCCGGGAGGAGAACTGAGGGGCAGCCATGCTTTTAAAGAACAACAGGAAGTGATCATCGCTTTATCAGGAAGCCTTGATGTGGTTATACATGATGGAAAGGAAGAGAAAGTTTATTCATTAAACCGTTCCTATTACGGGTTATACATTCCTAAAATGTATTGGAGAAGACTGGAAAATTTCTCAACTAACTCTCTGGCACTCATTGTTTCTGATAAATCTTATGATGAGAAAGATTACATAAGGGATTTCGAAATATTTAAACAACTTACAGATGAAAGATAA
- the rfbA gene encoding glucose-1-phosphate thymidylyltransferase RfbA encodes MKGIILAGGSGTRLYPLTIAVSKQLMPVYDKPMIYYPLSTLLLAGIKDILIITTPHDQAGFIKLLGDGSQIGCNIEYVVQPSPDGLAQAFILGDKFIGNDPAALVLGDNIFYGSEMGTLLKNKTNPDGGVVFAYHVADPERYGVVEFDNNFKAVSIEEKPLKPKSNYAVPGLYFYDNHVVEIAKNIKPSERGELEITDINNVYLKNEKLEVGVLDRGTAWLDTGTFDSLHDASEFVSVIEKRQGFKIGCIEEIAFRNKFINEEKLLETAVKYGKSGYGQYLKQLVGQ; translated from the coding sequence ATGAAAGGAATAATATTAGCCGGAGGATCCGGAACAAGACTTTACCCTCTAACCATTGCCGTAAGCAAGCAATTAATGCCTGTTTATGATAAACCAATGATTTACTATCCATTATCCACCTTACTTTTAGCTGGAATTAAGGATATCCTGATTATTACCACTCCGCATGACCAAGCTGGGTTCATTAAACTATTGGGTGATGGTTCTCAGATAGGTTGTAATATAGAATATGTTGTACAACCAAGCCCGGATGGACTAGCGCAAGCCTTTATCTTGGGTGACAAATTTATAGGTAATGATCCTGCAGCACTTGTTTTAGGGGATAATATCTTCTACGGTTCTGAAATGGGGACTTTATTAAAAAACAAAACTAATCCGGATGGAGGTGTTGTTTTTGCTTACCACGTTGCAGACCCTGAAAGGTATGGTGTTGTAGAATTTGATAATAATTTTAAAGCTGTTTCTATTGAAGAAAAACCTTTAAAGCCTAAATCTAACTACGCAGTTCCTGGATTATATTTTTACGATAACCATGTAGTGGAAATCGCTAAAAATATAAAACCATCTGAAAGAGGAGAATTGGAGATCACAGACATCAACAATGTTTATCTGAAAAATGAAAAACTTGAAGTAGGTGTTCTGGACAGGGGGACAGCATGGCTGGACACAGGAACTTTTGACTCTCTTCACGACGCTTCTGAATTTGTAAGTGTTATTGAAAAAAGACAAGGCTTTAAGATTGGATGTATTGAAGAGATTGCTTTCAGAAATAAATTCATCAATGAGGAAAAATTACTGGAAACAGCAGTAAAATATGGAAAAAGTGGCTACGGTCAGTATTTGAAACAACTCGTTGGTCAATAA